Part of the Kitasatospora sp. NBC_00374 genome is shown below.
CGCCGGCCTGGACACCCGGATCGCCCGGATGCGGCGGGGCGACTGAGCCGACCGGCCGACCGGCCCGCGGCCTACCCTGGAGGTGGAGCGACAGGGCGCGGAGGCGAGCGCGATGCGACCGGCGAAGACACCCAGGACCTGGCGGAGCGGGACCGAACCCGCCACCGCCCGTACCGACCTGAAGCTGCGCTTCCTGCTCTCGATGCTGTTCACACCGCTGTTCGCGCTGCTCACGGTCGGTTTCGCGGTCTGGGCCGCCCGCTCGGGTTCGGCCGACAACCCGAGCCAGGCCACGCTGACCGTCTTCGCCGCCGCCTGCGGCGCGCTGACCCTGTTCGCCGCCGTCGACCTCTGGGTGGTGGTCCGGCGCCGACGCACCGAGCTGTGACCCGCCGTACCGGCCGGTGGCGCCCTCCGGCGGCGCCGCGACGCCGGGGGCTTCCGAACCGGACGCGAGCATGACACCGTACGGGCATGCGTCTTCGAGCCACCCTGCTGGCCTGCACGGCCATCGCCGCCCTGACCCTGTCCGCCTGCTCCGGCAGCGGTGCCGACAGCGGCGGGAGCAGCGCCCCCGCCGCCGCCTCCGGTGCGCCGTCCACCGCCGTCGCGCCCTCCGAGCCCGCCCCGCAGGGCTCGGCGCCCGCCTCGCAGCCGCCCGCGCCCGAGGCGTCCAAGTCCGCGCCCCCGGCCGACGCCGGCCTGCCGCCCGCCCCGGACGGCGCGGCCACCGCGAAGCTGGTCGCGGCCCTGGACGCGATCGACCCGGACATCGTGGCGGGCAAGCCGGACAAGGCCGTGGAAGCGGCCCGCACCCAGTGCCAGGCGATCTACAACTTCCCCAAGGACCGGGCCAAGCTGATCGCCCTCGCCGAGCAGCGCTTCACCTCGCCCGCGCACCCGGGCGGCTTCGGGCCGGAGAAGGCCGAGAAGATCCTGGC
Proteins encoded:
- a CDS encoding DUF6343 family protein, translating into MRPAKTPRTWRSGTEPATARTDLKLRFLLSMLFTPLFALLTVGFAVWAARSGSADNPSQATLTVFAAACGALTLFAAVDLWVVVRRRRTEL